In Fusarium falciforme chromosome 9, complete sequence, the following are encoded in one genomic region:
- a CDS encoding Telo-bind domain-containing protein, which yields MTDNQPLAEILRDGQLTAIAELNPEVSDQNRRVVDGTITITWPFSVLNKSIAFLLAERDFRLRREKGQVRIRFHGASAKAISDASLGGGDEIRLSLEGVKWERNETQTQVAGSTLEWQLEFNNRLILSIRRPGSEQDEVINIDTPATEPEATNDQTESIAPADITISNTDFAIPSPRSPNISLPAKRNAPEREPEEFSSPAFLKRARVSYGGLFEGGLDIFDEEITKKAKSKKRSRFSLPANAWRYTSQSPSPEPDEASQEADDAPQTNGSLGQNGTVEDTPMPTPPRPPMIDQGCQTVDVDFTPMASVQVLAESRPTFGFPQATPTPLPRTKPIEAGNALLGHSLQFQGEAEGHQHLHPEAHPDLLSHSPNHIDTGLTFGFTPQTVLFPSAPGLFPADHDQDAPPESPSRGARAEDYPAEFLDATHLPPESTVSHPSLSAHESHISPQPTDHQVSFDSASTLHPVFDAPSRSPQTAWAPEVSAGPFSNAIARSDVDNPVEILSSSPSREASPRPFSPSGEDLAEDAAAEASPEPALEELSSEAEHYRDGGDEPGDDYDLRNYDRAHDDDDDVQSSEEEGLNNDVEAQIMNPEEDEADEDEELDGQEERELDEEPDEYEEEMYEEGFEGEGQEYEGSDGDAEGEYYSGEEGSYDEEEGEEEEEEDGDTRAGPPGRFAPPAEPVFISLLSDSEDEDEDKDQSNPEQEQDKEPEQEPQQPPEAESKPEPEQKPDLAQESGPEQKEQPEPDSAPKPELEPEPEPEQAEEPENPPEEKSKEEKPEEEVATESIAQPEPESKPEPPAEKSPRADLEEANQVDEAEATTPSKPTGPDNARGSAEPSTGEMEVDTEPSHLEVTDAGKDQDHDSAPPDKEIPDAESAHQAPSIQSPQSMPAQGSHAGQDEEPEAAPENEISTDVEMGDAPVLAEESKDKAENKTTGLNDSDEAHPVTTTTEEQAEAMDIDETHEAPEEPTTTISLEIADTTTVVSKEVDGTIAESAQGPLGEDKDKVTPVEAPAGEEAFAEPHGTPENGVEPSKSPTAPAAGVALAGEKTGAAPDNREAVVEARESQAQDPAESPDATMQDASSELTTAAQQQPTGAVDQTGHGEGEGTGEAGSDEQLAADGQLATHGQMSPPPTQFSHAQASQDTNREAPLLSQATSIISNDHHDAHLPTPGETQQEIEVEMAVTITTATTNQDMPADEGDVGPEDQIMAEILQHSPIRPDTTLQLASPAACSPTASVPKSSPQTVQTEELHETPSRTARRAPEAAPVTKSLRSRRHRSSKSSDHADLSQPDPSILLAIGSAAPTHGDGHVKHNSPTGSVRVTRSRAEQNDPSLQLVRASAQADEGKGRGKRKAADSQSIASAENSSPGSLRVTRQRVEDDPSIRLIKASSPSTRQTRSRRTSDHRRETPKRETRSASRSLQLRGDTPGATSVALKSPSIAGSAATAAEDENVGTVKLQLLRSLRTTMPDYLSLKSLRHSLNKTTDILAIATATPEKAHRPKHGPRDYMLTLNLTDPSMAPSGVCVAHIFRPHLAAMPAVHIGDVVLLRRFQVVSMKGRGFGLRAGDASAWAVFEKAGVEMEPQVKGPPVELTADDVKYAEGLRRWWSLLDDKAMEKIERASRKVTEAGKDDTK from the coding sequence ATGACCGACAACCAACCTCTAGCAGAGATCCTTCGCGATGGACAACTCACCGCCATCGCCGAGCTGAACCCCGAGGTTTCTGATCAGAATAGACGAGTCGTCGACGGTACCATCACCATTACATGGCCTTTCAGCGTTCTCAACAAATCAATCGCATTTCTACTAGCCGAGCGCGACTTTCGACTTCGACGCGAAAAGGGACAGGTGCGCATTCGATTCCATGGCGCTTCAGCAAAGGCTATTTCGGATGCTTCTCTAGGAGGTGGCGATGAGATCCGCCTAAGCTTGGAAGGAGTCAAATGGGAGAGGAACGAGACGCAGACGCAGGTTGCTGGTAGCACACTCGAATGGCAACTCGAATTCAACAATCGCCTGATCCTAAGCATCCGCAGGCCTGGTTCAGAGCAGGATGAAGTCATCAACATCGACACGCCAGCCACGGAGCCCGAAGCCACCAACGACCAGACCGAGAGCATTGCGCCTGCTGACATCACCATATCCAACACCGATTTTGCGATACCCTCACCACGATCCCCGAACATCTCTCTCCCAGCCAAGCGAAATGCTCCTGAGCGAGAACCAGAAGAGTTCTCGTCTCCCGCCTTTCTCAAGCGAGCTCGAGTTTCATACGGAGGACTATTTGAGGGTGGCCTGGACATTTTCGATGAGGAAATCACTAAGaaggccaagtccaagaagcgcTCAAGGTTCAGTCTGCCTGCCAATGCTTGGAGATATACCAGCCAGTCTCCCAGCCCCGAACCCGATGAGGCTTCCCAGGAAGCAGACGACGCGCCCCAGACGAACGGTTCCCTTGGTCAGAATGGCACAGTTGAGGATACGCCAATGCCCACGCCTCCGCGGCCGCCCATGATTGATCAGGGATGCCAGACAGTAGACGTCGACTTCACGCCCATGGCTAGTGTCCAAGTTTTGGCCGAGTCGCGGCCTACCTTTGGGTTTCCGCAGGCGACCCCAACACCACTCCCAAGAACAAAGCCAATCGAGGCAGGCAATGCGCTATTGGGCCACTCCTTGCAATTTCAAGGAGAAGCCGAGGGTCATCAACACCTCCATCCCGAGGCACACCCTGACCTACTCAGTCACTCGCCAAACCACATCGATACCGGGCTCACATTCGGTTTCACCCCTCAAACCGTGCTCTTCCCGTCTGCGCCAGGCCTTTTCCCTGCAGACCACGACCAAGATGCACCACCAGAGTCGCCTAGTCGCGGCGCGAGGGCAGAGGACTACCCAGCAGAATTCCTGGATGCCACTCATCTCCCCCCTGAAAGTACCGTTTCTCATCCAAGTCTTTCTGCGCACGAATCGCACATCAGCCCCCAGCCTACAGACCATCAAGTTTCTTTTGATTCGGCGTCAACTCTACACCCCGTATTCGACGCCCCCTCGCGATCGCCACAGACTGCGTGGGCGCCTGAAGTCTCAGCTGGGCCGTTCTCTAATGCAATCGCTAGAAGCGATGTAGACAACCCAGTTGAAATCTTGAGTTCATCGCCCAGCAGAGAAGCAAGTCCCAGGCCCTTCTCACCTTCAGGGGAGGATCTAGCCGAGGACGCTGCTGCGGAAGCCTCGCCAGAACCGGCACTGGAGGAACTCTCGAGTGAGGCAGAGCATTACCGAGATGGAGGCGATGAACCTGGCGACGATTACGATCTACGGAACTACGACCGAGcacatgatgacgatgacgacgtcCAATCCtctgaagaagaaggtctAAACAACGACGTGGAGGCACAGATCATGAATCCCGAGGAAGACGAAgcggatgaagatgaggagctcGATGGACAGGAAGAGCGGGAATTGGATGAAGAGCCCGATGAATATGAGGAGGAAATGTACGAAGAAGGCTTCGAAGGAGAGGGCCAGGAGTACGAAGGCAGCGATGGTGATGCAGAAGGCGAATATTACTCGGGTGAAGAAGGCTCctatgatgaggaggagggagaagaggaagaagaagaagacggcgaCACACGAGCTGGTCCTCCTGGTCGATTCGCCCCTCCCGCAGAGCCTGTTTTCATCAGCTTGCTCTCTGATTctgaagacgaagacgaagatAAGGATCAATCAAACCCGGAGCAAGAGCAGGACAAGGAACCAGAGCAGGAACCCCAACAACCACCCGAGGCAGAGTCAAAACCGGAGCCCGAACAGAAACCAGACCTTGCACAAGAGTCCGGGCCCGAACAAAAGgagcagccagagccagattCAGCACCAAAGCCAGAACTTGAACCAGAGCCGGAACCCGAACAAGCAGAGGAGCCAGAAAACCCACCAGAGGAGAAATCCAAGGAGGAAAAGCCCGAAGAGGAGGTGGCGACAGAGTCGATCGcccagccagagccagagtctAAGCCAGAGCCTCCAGCAGAGAAATCACCACGCGCGGATCTGGAGGAGGCAAATCAGGTTGACGAGGCAGAAGCCACCACCCCTAGCAAACCAACGGGACCAGACAATGCCCGAGGTTCTGCTGAACCTTCTACCGGCGAGATGGAAGTCGACACCGAACCATCACATCTTGAAGTAACAGACGCAGGCAAAGATCAAGACCATGACAGTGCGCCTCCTGATAAGGAGATCCCAGATGCGGAATCTGCGCACCAGGCTCCGTCGATTCAATCTCCGCAATCTATGCCAGCGCAAGGGTCGCATGCtggacaagatgaagaaccCGAAGCGGCTCCGGAGAATGAAATATCGACTGACGTGGAAATGGGCGATGCGCCCGTCTTGGCTGAGGAATCGAAAGACAAGGCGGAAAACAAAACCACTGGCTTGAACGATTCGGACGAGGCTCACCCTGTCACTACCACGACCGAGGAACAAGCTGAGGCCATGGATATCGATGAAACGCATGAGGCGCCCGAGGAGCCAACAACGACCATATCTTTGGAGATTGCTGACACGACTACTGTTGTCAGCAAAGAAGTCGATGGCACGATTGCGGAGAGCGCACAGGGGCCATTGGGGGAAGACAAGGATAAGGTCACCCCAGTCGAGGCCCCAGCTGGGGAAGAAGCGTTTGCAGAACCACACGGTACCCCAGAAAATGGCGTCGAGCCATCGAAATCGCCAACCGCTCCCGCAGCGGGGGTTGCCCTGGCCGGGGAGAAGACGGGTGCAGCCCCAGACAATCGAGAAGCAGTCGTGGAAGCTCGAGAATCTCAAGCCCAGGATCCAGCCGAATCTCCTGACGCCACAATGCAGGATGCTTCTTCTGAGCTGACAACAGcggctcagcagcagccaacagGTGCTGTAGACCAAACGGGCCAcggtgagggtgagggtaCCGGGGAAGCTGGCAGTGATGAGCAGCTGGCAGCCGATGGGCAGCTGGCAACCCATGGCCAGATGTCTCCCCCGCCAACGCAGTTTTCTCACGCACAGGCATCTCAAGACACCAACAGAGAAGCACCCTTGCTTTCTCAGGCTacatccatcatctcgaaCGATCACCACGACGCCCATCTTCCCACCCCTGGCGAGACACAGCAGGAAATTGAGGTCGAGATGgccgtcaccatcaccacggCCACGACCAACCAAGACATGCCGGCCGACGAAGGTGATGTAGGCCCAGAGGATCAGATCATGGCCGAAATCCTTCAGCACTCCCCCATTCGACCAGACACCACCCTTCAGCTTGCAAGCCCTGCCGCATGCTCCCCCACAGCTTCAGTGCCCAAATCGTCTCCCCAGACTGTGCAGACCGAGGAACTTCACGAAACGCCATCGAGAACCGCTCGGCGGGCGCCCGAAGCGGCCCCTGTCACCAAGTCCCTGCGCAGCCGGCGCCATAGGTCAAGCAAATCATCCGACCATGCCGACCTCTCACAGCCTGACCCCAGTATTCTATTGGCCATAGGATCGGCCGCACCGACACATGGGGACGGTCATGTCAAGCACAACAGCCCAACGGGATCGGTTCGTGTGACGCGCAGCAGGGCGGAGCAGAATGATCCTAGCCTCCAGTTAGTGAGGGCATCAGCGCAGGCAGATGAAGGCAAGGGCAGAGGAAAGAGAAAGGCTGCCGACAGTCAGAGCATTGCGAGCGCAGAAAACAGCTCGCCAGGATCACTGAGAGTGACCCGTCAGAGGGTAGAGGATGACCCCAGCATTCGCCTCATCAAGGCGTCGAGCCCTTCGACGCGACAGACACGAAGCCGCAGGACGTCGGATCACAGGCGCGAGACCCCTAAGCGTGAGACTCGGTCAGCCTCTCGAAGCCTACAGCTTCGAGGAGATACACCAGGGGCGACTTCAGTAGCGCTCAAGTCACCGTCTATTGCAGGGTCTGCTGCTACAGCGGCTGAGGACGAAAATGTCGGCACAGTCAAGCTGCAGCTGCTTAGGAGCCTGCGCACGACCATGCCCGACTACTTGTCGCTCAAGTCGCTCAGACACTCACTGAACAAAACAACCGACATCCTGGCCATAGCGACAGCAACGCCGGAGAAGGCACACCGACCGAAACACGGGCCCCGGGATTATATGCTCACCTTGAATCTCACCGATCCATCGATGGCTCCCTCCGGGGTTTGTGTGGCCCACATCTTCCGGCCGCACCTCGCCGCTATGCCGGCCGTCCACATCGGAGATGTGGTCCTCCTCCGGCGGTTCCAGGTGGTGTCAATGAAGGGCCGGGGCTTTGGGCTCCGGGCGGGGGATGCCTCGGCATGGGCCGTGTTTGAAAAGGCGGGCGTGGAGATGGAGCCGCAGGTCAAGGGCCCGCCCGTCGAACTTACCGCGGATGATGTCAAGTACGCCGAGGGCCTACGGCGGTGGTGGAGCCTCTTAGATGACAaggcgatggagaagatcGAGAGGGCCAGCCGGAAGGTGACCGAGGCGGGCAAGGACGACACCAAATAA